In Gemmatimonadota bacterium, the sequence CCACGGCGCCCTCTGGGCGGTCCGGGCGCTGGCCGAGGCGGGCCGCACCGACCGGGCGGCCCGGCTCCTCGAGATGCTCTCGCCGGTGACCCACGCCCGCACCCCGGGCGACGTGCGCATCTACCAGGTGGAACCCTACGTCATCGCCGCCGACGTCTACGGCGTGGCGCCGCACCTCGGCCGCGGCGGATGGACCTGGTACACCGGTTCGGCGGGCTGGATGTTCCGGGTGGCGCTCGAGTCGGTGCTCGGCCTCACCCTGGTGCGGGGCGAGGAGATCGCGCTGCGCCCCTGCATCCCCGCCGAGTGGCCGGGCTACAGCATCCACTACCGGCTGCCTGGCGGCGCGACCAGCTACGAGATCAGCGTGGAGCAGTCACCCCGGCGACCCGAGCGCACCGTGGCCACCGTGGATGACGCGGCGGCCGAGGTACGCGACGGCGCGGTCTGGCTCCCGCTGCTCAAGGACGGCCGGAGCCATACGGTGCGGGTGGTGCTGGGAGAGGATGTGGGGCCGGCCTACCGGGAGCGGTGAGCCGGGAGGGGCGTCAGCCGGCCAGGGACGCCCCATGGGTGCGGATGACCTCGGCGTAGTACCGCGCGCTCGCCTTCGGGGTGCGCTGCTGGGTGGCGAAGTTCACGTGGTACAGCCCGAAGCGGCGGGCGTAGCCGCAGCTCCACTCGAAGTTGTCGAGCAGCGACCAGGCAAAGTACCCGCGCAGGTCCGCGCCCTGCCGGATGGCCTGGTGCGCCGCGCGCAGGTGCCCGCGGTAGTAGTCCACCCGGAGCGGATCGTCCACCACGGGACCGGTGGCGGCGGGCGCGTCCGCGAAGGCCGCACCGTTCTCCGTGATGTAGAGTGGGATGCGCCCGTACCGCGCGGTGACCCAGCCGAGCACGTCGGTGAGCGCCTGGGGATACACCTCCCAGTCCATCTCGGTGTAGGTCTGCTGGGGCTGGCGCACCCGGCCGAAACGCATCGGCCACACCGACGGGTCGTGGCAGGTGACCGACCGGGTGTAGTAGTTGATGCCGAGGTAGTCGAGCGGCTGCCGGATCAGGTCGAAGTCCGCGGCGGGGAACGCCGGCCAGGCCTCACCGAAGACCTCGCGCAGCTCGTCGGGATAGGCGCCGTGGAAGACCGGGTCGAGGTAGTACCGGTTCATGTACACCTCGGCCCGCCGGGTGGCGGCAACGTCTTCGGGCCGGTCCGAGGCCGGGTACTTGGGCTCGAGGTTGACCACGAGTCCCGCCTGCCGGCCACCCGCGGCGCGGATCGCCTGCATCCCCGCGCCGTGGGCGCGGAGCAGGTTGTGGCTGGCGAGCGGCGCCTCGAAGAGCGACTTGTGCCCCGGGGCGTGCACGCCGTAGAGGTAGCCGCCGTCGGCGGATACCCAGGGCTCGTTGAGGGTGGTCCAGAGGGCCACCCGGTCGGCCAGGGTGCGGACCACCACGTCGGCGTACTCGGCGAACCAGCCGGCGATGTCGCGGTTGAGCCAGCCACCTTGATCATCGAGGGCGGCGGGCAGGTCCCAGTGGTACAGTGTCACCGCGGGCCGGATCCCCGCGGCGAGAAGCTGGTCCACCAGGCGGTCATAGAAGGAAAGCCCCGCCGGGTTGACCCGGCCCCGCCCCTCGGGGAGGACCCGGGCCCAGGCCACGCTGAAGCGATAGG encodes:
- a CDS encoding beta-glucosidase, with protein sequence MSDTYRFPDGFLWGAATSAYQIEGSPLADGAGLNIWHRFSRTPGMITGGDTGDMACDHYHRTAADVELMRALGLTAYRFSVAWARVLPEGRGRVNPAGLSFYDRLVDQLLAAGIRPAVTLYHWDLPAALDDQGGWLNRDIAGWFAEYADVVVRTLADRVALWTTLNEPWVSADGGYLYGVHAPGHKSLFEAPLASHNLLRAHGAGMQAIRAAGGRQAGLVVNLEPKYPASDRPEDVAATRRAEVYMNRYYLDPVFHGAYPDELREVFGEAWPAFPAADFDLIRQPLDYLGINYYTRSVTCHDPSVWPMRFGRVRQPQQTYTEMDWEVYPQALTDVLGWVTARYGRIPLYITENGAAFADAPAATGPVVDDPLRVDYYRGHLRAAHQAIRQGADLRGYFAWSLLDNFEWSCGYARRFGLYHVNFATQQRTPKASARYYAEVIRTHGASLAG